The Papaver somniferum cultivar HN1 chromosome 6, ASM357369v1, whole genome shotgun sequence genome segment ACTGTGCACCATTGCCTGGCTGTCTCGCCGATGTTCGTCACAACTGtaggtttctcttccttcatCACAGAAACCAATTCTTCAACTCTGGCAAGGGCCATGAGCCCGTCCTTCATTTCAGTTAGAGTAAAAAAATCTTCTAACGTCATATTCTTTCACAGCGCCTAGGTCCTACTGAGCTTTTAAGCAGCTCGTGTAGCATGCTATAACCTTTTATTGCTTACTTCTGCACTAGCAGTGAGAAAGATTTTTCCTGCACAACACAGAGAACCAAATTAATAGGATTCTCTATAATATGACATAAATAACGAATAAGAATAACAGATATAGCCAAGCATTAGACTTTCAAGagcaaaaagaaaacaacatgctTATAATatgtccatattcaaatcagCAAAGATAGGTTATCCGCTATATAAACTAGCCTTTTCCGATACTTCCCTGCTTGTGCTTCGCTGTTTCAGTGATTATAACTTGTTTTGAAGAAAAGGCAACATATCACTTTCTTAATACGTGGGTTCCATTCTTCTCACCGAAAGAAAATTGGAACACTCTAACAAGTTTGGATAATCTATAAAGTGTATAGTAATTCTACACACTTAACAACTAATATAATTAGCTTAACCAGAGATCCCAGTGATTCATATATTACAACCCTATAAGCAAAATTAACCAGGATCCAGGAATGCAACTTTCAAGATGGAACCAATCAAATAACCAGATAGGCTATATGAGCTAGCTATTCGATCGGTTGCAGTGAAATTTTCTACAGAACATGTACAGTTTAACACCATAAATAGCGTTTACAGTGCCTTTAGGTTCTAATCAATGAGTTTGGATGAGCAAAAAGAttccacaaaagatgcataatacTTAACTTTTCCCACCTCATCTATGTCAAGAGAGACCAACAAGGATTGAAGCACATCAATGAAATAACCAACACCAGTGATAAAACAGCAGAGAGAAAAATCGAGCAAAGGCAAAGCAATTTCTATGGTCAATTACCTGAAACTTTTGAGGAAGTCGACGAACTGTTATGTTGTATGGCAATTTGGAACCCCAGCAACAGTAGAATCAGGCAATAATGAACTAGTGAAATCTGAAACACAAATAAAATTACTGATTAAGCAATTTGAACCTCAATCAACAAATTGATAAAACAAAAACCTGAAGCTCCAGACATAAACCTAAACAATCATTGAATTCATCAAAAAGAAATCTAATTTCCCACATATGAATCCTCCACTTACtactatgaaaaaaaaaatcttaaaattcaATCAAAAACAGAAGATCGAAAACCCAAAacaaacaagaaccctaactaATATATCAAACCTTGTATTAACACAAGTAAAGATCTAAGTATAGCAATGAAACGGAGAAAGAGATagcaatgaaaaaaaaaatcttttctaaAGCCAAAAGAAAATATCATGAATTAATAAAACACACAAAAGAAATGAGTAATTTAGAATAATAACGAAAAAGATAGAAGCTTTTACCGTTGTTCATCCACGATGGATGATGAAAAAAACCCTAACACACAAAAGATTCGATGAAACAAACTTATCTTTCACCAAAAAGAGACCTTTACCGCCTTAATCTAGAATTTCTCctccttcctcctcttcttcttctctgtaccTGTTCGTGTTAAGTCTCTTTCGATGTCTGCTCACAAAACCCTCGAGTCTGTCTGTTCGAATCAGAGAAGCAACAACATTTCTGCTGCTGGTGCTCTTTGTTGCTACACCGTTTTTTTGATTTCCTttcctttttccttttatttttttatttaattcatTTCTCAGATACTAATGTTTTTTTCCAACTTAATCGTGTAAATTACACGCTTGGGAATTTCAGACGACGAAAGTCATAGATAGTTGACCCCGTCACCGGTTTGACCAGTCATTGGAAACCGGTGAAAATTTGATTTTGCACGGTACCATGATTAAATTAAACAAGATTAGGACAGTATTTATTAGTGTTAATGTAATGAAGGTGGGTCACGTTAATGTCTATTAGGATAGAGACAAATGTGGTTTGGAGGATGTTTTTGTGATTAAAGAAGGTCAATTTACAGAGCCCTGTGGTGCACTTGACAGCAAGTGGAGATAatgaaatgtgaaatatacagGTACATGATGGTACATTTAATACAAGTCTTCTTTTTTCCCTATAATAATAGTATCAAATGGGCATTGTTTTATTAAAAAGAATGTAGTAATCTGTGCTATAGTATTTTAAGTTTAAGGTTTTGAAATCACAGAATCCGTAGTTtgttaataataaaattaaaattttaataaatGTTAATTAATTAGAGATATCAAATTCGGCTGCAAATGGTGTATGGGAGTGTCGTAAGATAACCTCTTGTCTCTTTTGACCTATTTATAAATGCAACTTTTCCAACAAAAGACGATGTGATCTGTTTCGAGAGAGGGAtccctcacacttttattatcacactatctcataCGTTGAAATTAAGATTTTGGGATATGTTACTATTACATAGCTCTGCGTTCCTACCGAAAATTAGCATATTCCAAGACGTATAACACCACtgtctactactttgaaaatgagccgttgaaaatcaacggatttttgaccgtcgaaattaagaccggtagattatgaggttttatatttcggaatgtgctcatttttgaTAGGTACGTACAACTTGGCAAGAGgaacatatcctcaaaatattagcttctagtttttattcacaaaaattatGTCCAacatgtgagatagtgtgataataaaagtgtgaaggGATCCATCCTTCCTTCCTCCTGTTTCGGAATCACTTTCCTGAAATAACTTTGTTCCACGAGTATTAATTCTCTGGACACTAAACAACTTCTGAAAATATGTTTCGAAAGTCGATATGAGCTACATAAGAGTGAAAAACTCATTCTTGTGCCACCAAGACGATTTCTTAGTCTGGTTGCCACATCATGATTCAAGAACTTATCCTCACTGTCTGTGCACCTTATTCGATCCTGAAATATACAGAGTTGAACTACAAAGCTGAATGTTCTGAATTCTCATTGATTGATCCACGGGATCACATCAACCTAATTCTACTCTGACCCTTTGATGGTCTCAACTCTCAACATAAAAGTCCTTTACCTATTCATGTTAGTGAGATGGTAATGCGGAAACAAATCAAGCATTCTCCATTAAAGTCTTCTAGTCACTTTGACCTTCAAGTAGTTTGCCCATTGTTGACAAGATCTTCTTCACTGCCGCTGTAGCTTCAAGTCTCTGTGTTCTTCAATCCTTAAGAGACTCTAGAAACACTTTCTAGACATATTAGGCAACAAAATAGAAGTTCAATCTTGTGCTTTTACATGATTCTTTATACTAAAATCGACAAACTAGAGAAAGTTACAAAGTAGTGCTCTAAACAACCTCCCATTTATCGATTTACATGACAAATACCATATCTCCATTTTTGAGGTACATGATCTCTTCAGTCTCTTCTCTTTGTGATCTTCACTGCACATATATAATCAGTTAATTAACAGATGATAATGTAGTTACACATAAACATACTTCTGAATAAATGCAGAGTACATGATATAACAATGACTCAACCAAGTCAAACAGTATTATTTTGGATGGTTTATTGAGGTAGGCTATAAACCACCATACAAACAGAAGAGCAAAGAGATTACCTTTATGCTGACTTGACCCCACATTTACGTTGGTTGTGTCCAGGTTCCTTGCACTTTCCGCATCGTACTGTACCACCACGAACAAGTGACTGAGATTCTATGCTCTTACGCTTTGGACGACCCACTCTCTTCTGCCATGTTGGTGGCAAAATTGGAGAGTCGTTCGGCCCACAAGGCCAATCATTACAACTTTGAATAGCAGAAAGTGTCTTTGAATAAGTTTGACGGTATGTTTCAACTGTGTACCAATACGCACAGTAATCATAGATGTTGTAATGCCGAGCTTGTATTGCCGCAATTGCATGGACACATGGCATTCCCATTAACTGATACTGACGACACGAACATGTGCGTCCATCTAAGTTCACTGAAAACTCTTCGTCTTGGATATACACTCGTGACTCATGCAGACTGAAGTGTGTTACATTATAAATGTTTGATTCTAATTGAGAAATCTCCATTAGTCTTGCATAGTGCTTTGTCAATCCATTGGCAATATCCGACACGTCCTGTTGACGCTTATACAAATAATCCGCAACCTTAGTACGTGTTCCGAGAACCAGTCCAGTGATAGGAAGGTCTAGGACGTCACCAATAATGGCTTTGAAGCTTTCAGTTAGTTTTGTTGTGTAAATGTCGTACCTGCACCCACTAAAATAGCTTGTTGTCCATAAGCTCTTATCCACTGCTTCCAACCAATATGAAGCTTGCGTGTTCCCTCTTCTTAAATGCTCAAGGAAGTAGTCACACTCTTTTCTAGTGAATGCTGTCCCACATCGCCATACTAAATCCTCGAGAATCTTTTCATGGCACTTAGAGACAAAATTCTCTGTCAGGCGCTGAAGGCAGAATGAATGATGGGCTAATGGTAGAAATTGCTTTATTGACGTGAGAATTGAGTCTTTCATGTGTGTGATAATGGTTAGTTCTTTACGACTTGGACCCAAGACGAGGTTTTGTACGCATTGTGCAAAGAAACCCCAGACGTCGTCATTCTCCTCCTCAACCACTGAAAATGCAATTGGCACAATTTCGTTCTCTCCGTCAACTCCACAAGCCATCAGTAGCGCTCCACTGTAAAGTCCTGTTAGGATTGTACTGTCCATTATCATTACTGGCCTCAAGCAAATGTTAAAAGCTTCTATACATGGTCCAAATTCCCAAAAGAAACTTCTGAATGTTCCATCATTGTTGACAATCAGATTCGTTACTGTCCCATCTCCTTTGCTGGTAAATTCTCTCTCAAGACCTCTAAGATTATCAAAGGAGTCCTTGTAATTTCCATGAAGAGATTCTTTTGCTGATGTCATAGCCCTTTTTGGCTTTGTACTTGAAATTCTGATACCAAACCGCTTTTCGATGTTTGTAACGATCTCTTTGGTGCTTAAATCTGGCTGAATCTTCAGCATCTCTTTTTCCTGAGCAGCAATCCAATCAACTGATGCTTTCTTGTGATCCAACTGCCCTTCTAGTGGTTTACATGTATGAGGTTTCAAATACCGAGTAATTCTAAATGATGGCAAATCACCAATTTTATTTCCCCGAATGCACCATCCACAGCCTTTTCCTCCACATTTCCACTCTACTCTTTGCTGGTCGCTTTTACAGGCCCTCAAATCTCTCCTGGACCTTACTGCTGTATCATGCAAAGCAAACTTTAATTTCTGCTTCGTCTCAAAGATTTGACCCACACAAAACTCATTGTCTAGAGCGGAGCTTGTCAGAATAGGAGCATTAAGATCTGCACTAGTGAACCTACTGCCTCCTACATCTGCTTTGGAAACTGATCTGGATGGTGAGAAATCATGTAAGTTGCATTTGTAAATAAAGAGGAACAGGAAAAAATAATGTTGCTAAAACTTCTTATgtaaaaagttcttctgtaaaAAAGTTCTTAATCATGTACTTAGACGTAATGGTAGTTAATTGCTATAGTAGCGTAATGTAGCTAAATATACAATTGACGGAGCATGCATGTCTAAATATCGACTAAGCATCACGAAAAAGAAGGAGTTCAAGTCCTTGTTTACACAATCTTTCAAGTTATAGTGTGAACTAATTGTGTATTTATGATGTTTTTCTAATCATGTTAATCCTGGGTATTTAATCTGATTCAGCG includes the following:
- the LOC113291340 gene encoding uncharacterized protein LOC113291340, with amino-acid sequence MPAAFSLILRNDAGEFQQSRAGPISATSPEEAEAIVLQQGAKWTFEMGPKKIWVEGDCKSPMDYLNGKEAEIEWRNQAIMEEVKKDFNLCQKKLGFTYVPRAANSVADILAKEAKNFRINLNWSRTPPSCITNALEVDKSNVRMDSSNPTLNGFTYYDFDITIINKGLLSGSMARVAIWYKGKIVDDNPHNPKYVGGKFKMFDVGENITLVDKTSTGSQDSRVRVQGSSSAHVVPEQPNLNLLKTRSSTTVRTRAMRRQEQAPSVLSRETVVADVADSSSSSLDDEQHNEPLLTSSWDGGQDEMEFLTDNPTRPNTQASGRHRSVSKADVGGSRFTSADLNAPILTSSALDNEFCVGQIFETKQKLKFALHDTAVRSRRDLRACKSDQQRVEWKCGGKGCGWCIRGNKIGDLPSFRITRYLKPHTCKPLEGQLDHKKASVDWIAAQEKEMLKIQPDLSTKEIVTNIEKRFGIRISSTKPKRAMTSAKESLHGLEREFTSKGDGTVTNLIVNNDGTFRSFFWEFGPCIEAFNICLRPVMIMDSTILTGLYSGALLMACGVDGENEIVPIAFSVVEEENDDVWGFFAQCVQNLVLGPSRKELTIITHMKDSILTSIKQFLPLAHHSFCLQRLTENFVSKCHEKILEDLVWRCGTAFTRKECDYFLEHLRRGNTQASYWLEAVDKSLWTTSYFSGCRYDIYTTKLTESFKAIIGDVLDLPITGLVLGTRTKVADYLYKRQQDVSDIANGLTKHYARLMEISQLESNIYNVTHFSLHESRVYIQDEEFSVNLDGRTCSCRQYQLMGMPCVHAIAAIQARHYNIYDYCAYWYTVETYRQTYSKTLSAIQSCNDWPCGPNDSPILPPTWQKRVGRPKRKSIESQSLVRGGTVRCGKCKEPGHNQRKCGVKSA